The following coding sequences lie in one Apium graveolens cultivar Ventura chromosome 1, ASM990537v1, whole genome shotgun sequence genomic window:
- the LOC141714330 gene encoding uncharacterized protein LOC141714330 gives MLTNNTNIHGQTSTDQADTSITSTPPEHTNSTTSENFGPRKRSISIALSAKNKLGIVNGIVVKPDDDSPLKAHWDRVNDMVISWFLNTISDEISNGMNFVNSAQEVWEELHEQFSSVNGHRVYQVLKDIHTFDQANKSDELYYHKLKNLWDEYIALEPIVACKCKCPCGAHKFQEDRERRKRLIQFLMGLHESYAAARGQILMSRKIFS, from the exons ATGTTAACGAATAATACTAATATTCATGGCCAAACCTCTACTGATCAAGCTGATACTTCTATTACTTCTACTCCACCTGAACACACAAATTCAACTACTTCTG AGAATTTTGGTCCCCGAAAAAGATCAATTTCTATTGCTTTATCAGCTAAGAACAAATTAGGTATTGTTAATGGTATTGTTGTTAAGCCAGATGATGATTCTCCTCTTAAGGCTCACTGGGATAGGGTAAATGACATGGTAATCAGTTGGTTTCTTAATACAATTTCTGATGAGATTAGTAATGGCATGAATTTTGTTAATTCTGCTCAAGAGGTTTGGGAAGAGTTACATGAACAATTTTCTAGTGTCAATGGACATCGAGTTTATCAAGTCTTAAAGGACATTCATACTTTTGATCAAGCTAACAAATCTGATGAGTTGTATTATCATAAGTTGAAGAACCTCTGGGATGAATACATTGCTTTGGAACCTATTGTTGCTTGTAAATGCAAGTGCCCTTGTGGAGCACATAAATTTCAGGAAGATAGAGAGCGGAGAAAAAGGTTGATTCAGTTCCTTATGGGGCTACATGAGTCTTATGCAGCAGCAAGAGGTCAGATTCTTATGAGCAGAAAAATATTTTCATGA